The segment CCGGGCCCTTGGGTAAGCCCATCAAGGCAGCGGAAAACGGTAAAGTGATCGAATCCCGCCCTGCAGGGGGATACGGTTATATCATTGTGATCGATCACGGCGGCGGCATTTCCACCCTTTATGCACACATGTATGCCCAGGATGTAAAGGTACGGGTGGGACAACGGGTTTCCAAAGGCCAAGTGATTGCCGGAATCGGAAACAACGGGTTTTCCACAGGTCCCCATGCTCACATCGAAGTGCTGAAAAACGGAAACCACACAAACCCGATGCCATACTTTAAAAAATAGGTGGGTACTGGAAAAGATGACAGAGACTGATGCATTTGCATCAGTCTCTTTTTAGATCCAAATCCGTGTAACGGGTAAGTTCCGACCTGGGTGCACCGTAAATTCAGATTTCTCCCCGTTCTTGTGTGGGGGACTAAAATTTGCTAGAGTTAATCTGATAATATCTTCAATCAGCCTGTCATATAATTGAGTATATCGACCCCGTTTCTCCGGGTCATGACGGAAGAATGTCGAATACGGACTCGCTTCCACAGCAGATGATGAGCAGCCGTGAAAAAAAAGGGTGGTGTTTGGATGTACTTGCGCGGACGTACCGTTGCCTTGATCGTAGCGGCTGCCGTATTATTCAGCAGCTTTACCACAGCAGCGGTGGTGGGCGACGGCGGCATACTGTCGCAGGTGACGGGTTCTTCTTTCTTTGGTGATACGTCCAATGCCAAAGGTTTGGAGAACAATCTGGATAAGCTGAAACAAGCCTATGGGATGATCCAATCACAGTATATTGGAGAAGTAAAAGATAAACAGTTGGTTGATGGTGCGATCCGGGGAATGGTGGAATCCCTGAATGATCCGTATTCCACCTACATGGATGAATCCATGGCCAAACAGTTTCATGATTCCATGGAGTCAAGCTTCCAAGGGATCGGTGCAGAAGTGACCATGAAAAAAAATCGGGTGACCATTGTATCCCCCTTCAAAGATTCTCCGGCGGAAAAAGCAGGCTTAAGACCGGAAGATCAAATTATAAAAGTGGATGATATTAGCCTGGAGGGAATGGATCTCAATGAAGCTGTTTCCAAAATCCGAGGTCCCAAAGGCTCCAAGGCAAAATTGAAAGTGATGCGCCCAGGACATGACGAGATGATGACCGTTACGGTTATTCGGGACGATATTCCCATTGAAACCGTCCATTCCAAAATGATGGACGATCAAGTTGGAAAAATAGAAATCACCCAGTTCTCTGAGGAAACGGCAAAGGACTTCAGTGAAGAGTTGGAGAAGTTGGAGAAAAAAGGGATGAAAGGGCTGGTCATCGATGTCCGGGGGAACCCAGGGGGATTATTGCCTGCGGTGCTGGAGATCGGGGAGGAACTGGTACCCAATCGCCAGACGATCATGATGACCGAGGACAAATCCGGAGAACGGATGACCTACAAGTCCAAACTGGAGGGCAAGAAAGATTATCCCATTGTGGTTCTTACGGATAAAGGATCTGCCAGTGCCTCGGAGATCCTGGCCGGGGCTCTCCAGGAGTCCGGCTATAAAACAGTGGGTCAAACCACATTTGGCAAAGGGACGGTTCAAACCGCCAAGGATTTCCGTGACGGAAGCAACCTGAAACTGACCATGGCCAAGTGGTTGACGCCAAATGGAAAATGGATTCACAAGAAAGGGATTAAACCCGATGTGAAAGTGGATCTGCCGGAATACTATCACGCAGCCCCTCCTGACGGCGGCAAGAAACTGAAACGGGATATGTCCTCCAAGCAGATTCAAAGCGTGCAACAAATTTTAGACGGCCTGGGCTACAAGCCAGATCGGACAGATGGGTATTTCAGTGAAAAAACAGAAACCGCTGTTAAAGCGTTCCAGAAAAACAATAACTTATCCGTTACAGGAGTTGTGGACGAGAAAACAGCAATGAAACTGCAAGAAGAGTTTATTTCCATGCTGCGTGATCCCAAAAGTGATGTACAGTTACGTGTAGGAATCGAAACCCTGAAAAAAGAGATGAAATAACCCAAAGACCCACGACAGCGAAGTCGTGGGTCTTTTGTGTCAGTATATCTCCCCTGGATAATTTTTGGTAAATGGCACCATGGTCTTCATCTGCCAAGTTTTCAGGGGTTCATTTCAGAACGGGTGTTCTGACCTGTTGTTTGTTTATGGTATAATGAAATGAATGACAGATCTGAGGTGATGATCCATGGGTGAAGGTGTATTTCAGCTGGAGTCCGGATATACCCCCCAAGGGGACCAACCGGAAGCCATCCAAAAACTGACCAAAGGTATTTTGAATGGGAAAAAGCATCAAACCCTGCTTGGGGCAACCGGGACCGGTAAAACCTTTACCATGGCCCATACCATCGCCAGGGTCGATAAGCCCACCTTGGTGATTGCACCCAATAAAACCTTGGCAGCACAATTATGCGGGGAGTTAAAGGAATTTTTCCCCCATAATGCCGTGGAGTACTTTGTCAGTTATTACGATTATTATCAACCCGAGGCATATGTGCCCCAAACGGATACCTATATAGAAAAAGATGCTTCGATCAATGATGAAATCGACAAATTGCGCCATTCGGCCACCAGTGCCCTGTTTGAGCGCAAGGATGTCATTATCGTGGCCAGTGTCTCCTGTATCTTCGGACTGGGATCCCCAAAGGAATACCGGGAACAGGTTTTGTCTCTTCGCGTCGGAATGGAGCGGGACCGGAATTCGGTATTGCGAAACCTGGTGGATATCCAATACGCCCGAAACGATATGAATTTTACTCGGGGAACCTTCCGGGTAAGGGGAGACGTGTTGGAAATCTTCCCTGCCTCCCGCAGTGAGCATGCGATCCGGGTGGAGTTTTTCGGGGATGAAATTGACCGGATCCGGGAGATCGATGTGCTGACCGGAGAAATTCTGGGAGACCGGGAGCATATCGCCATTTTCCCTGCCTCTCACTATGTGACCCGGGAAGAAGTGATGCAACGGGCCCTGAAAGATATCGAAGCCGAATTGGAACAACGGTTGAAGGAACTGCAGGAACAAGGTAAGTTGCTGGAGGCGCAACGTTTGGAACAGCGAACCCGTTATGATATGGAGATGATGCGGGAAGTAGGCTTTTGTTCAGGTATCGAGAACTATTCCCGCCATCTGGTAGGTAAAAAGGCAGGAGAGGCTCCCTATACCTTGTTGGATTACTTTCCCGCTGACTACCTGATGATCATTGATGAATCCCATGTGACGGTTCCCCAAATAGGCGGCATGTACAAGGGAGATCGTTCCAGAAAAGAGATGCTGGTCAACCATGGGTTCCGGCTTCCCTCGGCGATGGACAACCGTCCACTTCAATTCGGGGAATTTCAGGAACGGGTGAATCAGGTGGTGTTCGTATCTGCCACACCGGGTCCCTATGAACTGGAGCATGCTCCGGAAACCGTGGAACAGATTATCCGTCCTACAGGGTTGGTGGATCCGCAAATCCATATCCGTCCCATCCGGGGACAAATCGATGATTTGATCGGGGAAGTGAATCGCCGGATAGAGCGGAATGAACGGGTTCTGGTGACAACCCTCACCAAAAAGATGGCGGAGGATCTGACGGATTATCTCAAAGAAGTGGGAATCAAAGTCCAGTATCTCCATTCTGATATCAAGACGATTGAACGGATGCAAATCCTGCGGAGCCTTCGCCTGGGGGAATTTGATGTATTGGTGGGGATCAACCTGTTACGGGAAGGACTGGACCTGCCGGAGGTCTCCTTGGTGGCGATTCTGGATGCGGACAAGGAAGGATTTTTGCGTGCAGAACGTTCCCTGATCCAAACAATTGGCCGGGCGGCGCGAAATGCCAACGGTGAAGTGATCATGTATGCCGACACCATGACCAATTCCATGCGAAAAGCCATCGATGAAACAGACCGTCGCCGCCGTATTCAGCTGTTGCACAACGAAAAGCACGGGATTGTCCCCAAAACCATTCAAAAGACGATCCGGGATGTGATTGAGGCTACGAAAGTAGCAGAAGAAAAAGAAACGTATCAGACTACACCGAATGTGGAGAAAATGAATAAACAGGAACGGAAAAAACTGGTGGGTCAGTTGGAAAAGGAAATGAAAGCTGCCGCCAGGGATCTTCAGTTTGAACGAGCTGCTGAACTGCGGGATATGCTTATGGAATTGAAAGCGGAGGGAGTATAGGACTGTGTCACAAGAAAATATCGTCATTAGTGGTGCACGGGTCCACAATTTAAAAAATATCGATGTTACGATTCCCCGGGATCAATTAGTCGTTCTGACGGGTTTATCAGGTTCCGGGAAATCTTCCCTGGCCTTTGATACGATCTATGCCGAAGGACAGCGGCGTTATGTGGAGTCTTTGTCTGCCTATGCCCGGCAGTTTCTGGGTCAGATGGATAAACCGGATGTGGATTCCATCGACGGTTTGTCCCCTGCCATATCCATCGATCAGAAAACAACCAGCCGGAACCCCCGGTCCACAGTGGGAACCGTGACAGAGATCTATGATTATTTACGTTTGTTGTTTGCCCGGATCGGAAAAGCTTATTGTCCGGAACACGGGATTGAGATCAAATCCCAAACGGTTCAACAGATGACGGATCGGATACTGGCGTTGCCGGAGCGTACCCGGATACAAATTCTGGCACCGATGGTGAGCGGGCGAAAAGGAGAACATGTGAAACTGCTAAAGGACATTTCCCAACAGGGATTTGTCCGGGTCAGGGTGGATGGAGAGATACAAGACCTCAGTGAGGAAATCAAGCTGGAGAAAAACAAAAAGCATACCATTGAAGTCGTAGTGGATCGACTGGTGGTAAAACCGGGAATCGAAACCCGTCTCACTGACTCCCTGGAAACGGCTTTGGATATGGCCAAGGGAAATGTTTTGGTAGATGTGATCGATGGGGAAGAGATTTTATTCAGTCAGAACCTGGCTTGTCAAGAGTGCGGATTTAGTCTGGATGAGTTGTCTCCCCGGATGTTCTCCTTCAACAGTCCCTTTGGGGCTTGTCCGACCTGTGATGGTTTGGGAAACCGGTTGGAGGTGGACCCTAAGCTGGTGATCCCCGACAAGACCAAGAGCTTGAGAGAGGGAGCAGTTGAACCCTGGGTGGGTAAAACCAGCACCTACTATCCGCAATTATTGGAATCTGCTTGCCGTCATTATGGGATCGACATGGATGTTCCCGTTCAGGATTTGCCTAAAAAAGAGCTGAACATCCTGTTAAAGGGGACAGATGAACGGATTCCTTTTCGTTATGACACAGATGGTCAGGTCCGGGAAATTATGATTCGTTTTGAAGGTATACTGCGGAACCTGGCCCGGCGTTTTCGGGAGACCGCTTCAGACATGATCCGGGAGCAAATTGAAAACTATATGACACAAAAAGATTGCCCTTCCTGTAAAGGAGCCCGGTTGCGTCAGGAAAGTTTATCTGTATTGGTCGGTGGGGAAAACATCGACTATGTGACCCGGCTGTCGATTCAGCAGGCCCTGGATTATGTGGCGAGTCTGAACCTGACAGAAAAGGAGAGGACCATTGGACAACAAATCCTCAAGGAAATTGAGAGTCGGCTTGGTTTTCTGTCCAATGTAGGACTGAACTATCTGACCTTAAACCGGGCAGCCGGTACGCTTTCCGGAGGTGAAGCCCAGCGGATTCGCCTGGCGACACAGATTGGATCCAAGTTGATGGGCGTTCTTTATATTTTGGATGAGCCCAGTATCGGTCTGCATCAACGGGATAACAACCGTTTAATCCGTACCTTGGAGCACATGAGAGATCTGGGGAATACATTGATCGTGGTAGAACATGATGAAGATACGATGTTGGCTGCGGATCACATCATCGATATCGGTCCGGGTGCCGGCAACCACGGTGGCGAAATCGTGGCCCAAGGCTCACCGGAGGAATTGATGGAGATGAAACAATCTCTTACTGGGCGATATCTTTCCGGGCGTCAGTTTATTCCTCTTCCCCCGGAGCGACGACAACCCAACGGCAAATGGGTGGAAGTCCTAGGGGCTTCGGAAAACAACCTGAAAAAGGTGAATGTCCGGATTCCCATGGGAGTGTTTACATGTGTCACCGGGGTTTCCGGTTCCGGAAAGAGCACTTTGGTCAATGAAATCCTGCATAAAGCATTGGCTCGAAAATTGAACAAGTCCAAGTGGCTTCCAGGTGCCCACAAATCCATCAAGGGCATGGACCATCTGGATAAAGTGATCGATATCGACCAATCTCCCATCGGTCGCACTCCCCGTTCCAATCCCGCTACTTACACCAGTGTATTTGATGACATTCGGGATGTCTTTGCCGCTACCCAAGAGGCCAAAGTACGGGGATACAAAAAAGGACGCTTCTCTTTCAATGTAAAAGGAGGGCGTTGCGAAGCATGCCGAGGGGATGGAATTATTAAGATCGAGATGCATTTCCTCCCGGATGTATATGTTCCCTGTGAAGAATGCAAAGGCAAGCGGTACAATCGGGACACATTGGAAATTAAGTACAAGGGGAAAAGTGTGTCGGATGTGTTGGAGATGAGGGTGGAAGAAGCTTTGGATTTCTTCAAAAACATTCCTCGTATCCAGAGAAAGATTCAAACCCTGTATGATGTAGGCTTGGGTTACATTCGTCTGGGGCAACCAGCCACTACGTTATCCGGTGGAGAAGCGCAGCGGGTCAAACTGGCCTCCGAACTGTACAAACGATCCAGAGGAAGGACTCTTTATATTCTGGACGAACCCACTACCGGGTTACATGTGGATGACATCTCCCGTCTGCTCCAAGTATTACAGCGATTGGTGGAAAACGGGGACACCGTCTTGGTAATTGAACACAATCTGGATGTCATCAAAACCGCTGATTATCTGATTGATCTGGGACCGGAAGGGGGAGATGGAGGGGGCACCATCGTGGCGACAGGTACACCGGAGGAAGTGGCGGAGAATACGGATTCCTACACCGGACACTACCTGAAACCGATTCTGGAACGGGATCAAAAGCGGATGGATGCTTACTTCGATGATTTATCCGACCAGATCTCATCCTGATTGATTCAAGGGTTCAAAGTAAAAGCAGTTGGTGTACAATAGCTTTGAATCGGCATACCAAGGGAGGTTGACCCATGTTTACGTATACCGTGGAAACCCATAAATCCGTGGATGAGGCTATTCAGGCACTGGAGCAAACCTTGACCGCCCATAAGTTTGGTGTTTTGTGGAAATTGGATATTCCTACTAAATTGATGGAAAAAGGAATACAGCTGGATCATGATTTTCGTGTACTGGAAGTTTGCAATCCGGATGTAGCTAAAAAGGTACTGACCCACAACCAGCAAGGAGGCTACTTTTTGCCTTGTAAGATTGTGGTTTATACCAACAAGGACACCTTTAAAACAGAGATTGGTTTAACCCTTCCCACTGTCTTGATGAATCTGACAGAAGATCAGCGATTGATGCAGATAGCAAAAGAAATCGAAGAATCCATGATCCAGGCGATTGATGAAGCAAAGTAACACCACCAAAAGAGACGGAGCTCCCTGAGGAGCTCCGTCTCTTTTGGTTTAAATGGTGGATTGTGGGAGGGGTAGAAATGCAAGGGAGCGAATTTAATATTGATGTATCTTTTTTGGTTAAAAGTTATTTACTTTTAAAATAAAGTAACTCTAAACCGATTGTCCAATACGAAATATATCTACAGAGGAGTATCCTACTCCTTTTTTATAGAAAGATAACTTAGAACACAGGGGGTAGTCGAAGTGGGTCAATCAAGATACACATTGGATCAGGTGAAGGAGCACACCTACAAAAAAAGAGATGCTTGGTGGACTGTTTTGCTGGTAGATCCATTGGCAGCCCGGCTGGTGGTGCCGGTAGCCAACCATACTCGGATGACACCAAACCAGATTTCACTGTTGGCCTTCCTGGTGGGAATCGCCTCGGCATACTTTTTTTACATCGGAAATTATGCTTCTTTGGCAGTTGCGGCTGTTTTGTATCACTTTAGCTTTATTTTGGACTGTATGGACGGTAAAGTTGCTCGCTTAAAAGGCACGGGATCCATATTCGGAATGTGGTTGGATTATATGTTGGATCGGGTTCGGGTGGTCATTTGCAGCTTTGCTTTAATGACAGGTCAGTACATGTTGACCGATGAAGCAATCTATCTGTATCTGGCCTTTCTGATTGTTTTCCTGGACATGCTTCGGTATATGGATGCTTTGCAGTTGTACAAATTGAGAAGAGAAATGCGAAAGAAGATCCGTCAAGCCCGGCGGGAAGCCCGACAGGAAACAGAGGTGGAGCTGGAAGGAATCGAAGGATTCCAAGAGGATGAGCATACACCGCAGAATGAGCCATTACCTGAGGGAACGGGTGAAGCAAATCCTGTAACAGAAGAGAAGCGTAAAGTGGATCTGAACCACAACTTTAAAAAGAGATTTGGCTGGTACCTTGATATCCGTGATAAGCTGGAGCAAAGTCGAATTCGCCCCCATCTTTTCAGCGGGATTGAGTATCAGATGTTTGTTTTTATCGTGGGACCCCTGATTGGTATGATTCAAGAAACAGTGATCATCAGCTCTGTATTGTTATTGGTATTTGAGTTGGCGATTATCTATAAAATGTGGTTGAGTACCAAGGATCTGAACCGGGAACTGGAAGAAATCAAGAAAGATATTCCCGATGATAATGTTGAAGGGGCGCACAAAGAATCCCAGGCCGGTTGAAGAAACCGGAGCGTTCCTTTTTCCGTACTTTTCCTTTTCCTGAAAGGATGAGCACCCTGTACCAGGGTGCTTTTTTCCGGATGATATAAATAAATAGAACAGAATCACTAAAATGGTTTTTTTATAATTATTTATATGTTAAGATAAAATAGATTGAAATTAACAGAAAATTTCAAACGGGAAAGGAGTCATGATTGCTGTGAAAACCTTATTCAAGGGATTGTTGGGTTTTGTTTTGGTTGTTGCTTTATCCTTTACTGGGCTGACAGAAGGAGCAGTGAAGCAGGCCGAAGCAGCTTGTGATTTTATCAAGCCGACGGAGGGAACGATAACCTCCAAGTTCCGTCCTCCAAGTCGACCCACCCATCATGGGATTGACATTGCAAAGTCCGGTAAGGTTTCCGTTAAGGCCTCTGCCGCCGGAACAGTATCCCGGTCCTACTATTCCAGCTCTTATGGTCATGTTGTCTTTATCAAGCACACGATCCGCGGTACCCAATATGAAACTGTTTACGCCCATATGAGAGACCGGGCGGTAAAACAAGGGGACAAGGTTTCCCAGGGCAAGCATTTGGGATACATGGGATCAACCGGTGATTCCACCGGCCAACACCTGCACTTTGAAATCCATAAGCCCAATTGGACAAGCTCCAAACAGTATGCGGTGGATCCCCTGAAGCAAATCCAATGTTCCGGCAGTGGAAGCGGCCATACTGAGAGTTTCCAAATCGGGGGTAAGTCCCTGACCAAGAACTTTACCGTTCCGGCAGGCTCTACCATTACAGTCACCCCCAGTTCCATTTCTCAGAAAGCATACAGTATCAAAGTTCGCCTGACCAACACCAAGACCGGCAATTACGTGGAAGAAACCATACCTAAGCAAGATGGCAAGTTTACGAATATGAAAGGGGGTACTTTCAAGGTGACTCTCTATCAGATGAAACAGGGTACGGTATCTGGAAATGTAAGGGTAAAAACAGCTAAAGAGACTCATACAGACACATTTAAGATTGGTAACAGTTTTACGATGAAAAAACAATTTAAAGTAGGTGCCGGAAAATCGATTTCCGTCAAACCTCAGTCCCTGTCCCAAAAATCCTATCGGATCAAAATTCGCCTTACCAATACCGCTACCGGGAAGTATACGGAAGAAACGATACCGACACAGGATGGCAAGTTTACCAACATGCGGGGAGGAACTTACAAGGTTACTTTGTATCAGCAAAAAGAGGGACCCGTCTCGGGGAAAGTGACGGTAAAGTAAAGAGAAAACCCGGTGAGACCGAGTGGCAGGTTTCGCCGGGTTTTTTATGCCTGTTCGAAGCGGTGTTACATAAGCACATGATCATAAAACTCTTTGGAAAAAGACGACATCATCGAAAAAAACAGTGTAGAATGGTTGGAATAGCGGGTAAAATAGGAATAGAACCGTAAAGGGGAGGAAACTTTTGATGGGTTGGATCGTCCGATTATTGTTGAATGCTTTGGCTGTAGTCCTTGCGGCGCAAATTATTCCTCAAATTGAAGTGGATGGTTATGGAACGGCTATCATGGTGGCTTTGGTTTTGGCCATAATTAATACATTTATCCGGCCACTTCTTGTCTTTTTAACACTGCCGATCTCTTTTGTCACATTGGGGCTATTTCTCTTTGTCCTCAATGCGTTTTTGTTTTGGTTAACCAGTGTACTTATTGGAGGATTTGAAGTGGATGGGTTTATCGGTGCATTGCTGGGTTCCATTCTGGTCAGTATCATTTCCTGGCTCCTCAACGGGATCTGGAAGGGAATGAAAGACTAAATGGAATGGAAACGCCGATAAGGAAAGGGGTCTTAGGATGTGGCTTCGGTACAAATGAAGCACATTTCCAAGCATTACGGTGATGTGGCGGCGGTATCTGATTTTCATCTGGAAGTCCAAGATCAGGAGTTTTTGGTGTTAGTTGGCCCCTCTGGTTGCGGCAAGTCAACCACATTACGAATTGTTGCCGGGTTGGAGGAGGTTACATCAGGGAAGGTTTATATCGGGGGACAACTAGTAAACAATGTCCCGTCCAGGGATCGGGATATTGCCATGGTGTTCCAAAATTATGCTCTTTTTCCCCATATGAGTGTTTTTCAAAATATGGCCTTTGCTTTAAAGATGTACCGATTTAAAAAGAACCAGATCGATAAACAGGTACGGCAAGTGGCAAGAAACTTGAACATTGACCACCTCCTGGATCGAAAGCCTGCAACCCTGTCCGGGGGAGAGCGTCAACGTGTCGCCTTAGGTCGGGCCATTGTCCGAAAGCCCCAGGTATTTCTCATGGACGAGCCTCTTTCCAATCTGGATGCCAAACTGCGGGCGCAGATGCGTACCGAGATCCGAAAACTCCACCAGTATATGAAGACAACCGTTATATATGTAACACATGACCAGACTGAAGCGATGACAATGGGAGATCGAATTGTAGTGATGAGGGAGGGAGTCATTCAACAGGCGGATGTTCCCCGTCGGATCTATCAGAAACCGGCCAATGTATTTGTGGCCGGGTTTATCGGCTCTCCTGCCATGAATTTCATACAAGGAAGATTGTGGGAAAAAGACGGATACCTTCGCTTTCAAGGAATGGGTATCGATATCAGGATACCGGACAAGTCAGGCAAAACATTAAAAAAGAAGGCTTATGTCGGGAAAAACGTCATCTTGGGGGTCCGTCCGGAGGATATCCGCAACGATCCGCTCTTTTTGGAGTCCTCTCCAGACAGTCACCTGACAGCCAAGGTGGAGTGGGTTGAATATATGGGGTCTGAAAACTATGCGTATCTGAGCGGAATCTCGGAAAAATGGGTAACGGCGAAGGTAGATGCCGGGACTTCCGTAATAGCAGGTAAGAACATAAAGGTGGCCTTGGATATGAATCATGTACACATTTTTGACAAGGAGACAGAAAAAGCGTTATCCTGAACAGCAAGTAAGGGCGGCTGGGGACTCAGCCGCCCTCTCTGCGATATGGAATCCTGAATGGAGGTTTTCAGGGTGGGAAATGATGTAACCGTAAAAGAGATGGTGGAGCAGTTTGATTTGGAGATCCTGGGTGGAGAGACAGGACTGTCCAGAAAGCTGGTAACCAGTGATCTGTACCGGCCGGGACTGGAGTTGGCGGGCTTTTTCACCTATTATCCCGCCGAACGATTGCAGATGTTGGGTCGAACGGAACTTACTTTTATTTCCGGTTTGTCAAAGAGAGATCGTCGGGAGCGATTGGAACAATTGTGTCAGCAGGAGCCCCCTTGTTTTTGTATTACACGGGGCCAGCAGCCTCCGGCGGAGCTGTTGCATGCAGCGGAGAAAAGAAGTATTCCGGTGTTGGGAACTTCCAATTCCACCACTCGTTTTTCCAGTAAAGTGACCAGTTTTCTAGAAAAGCGAATGGCACCATCCACCACTTTACATGGGGTATTGGTGGATATTTACGGAGTAGGGGTTCTTCTGATGGGGAGCAGTGGCATTGGAAAAAGCGAATCCGCATTGGAACTGGTAAAGCGGGGGCATCGTCTGGTGGCGGATGATGCAGTGGAAATTCGTCAGTCAGAAGAAGGTACCCTGGTGGGACATCCACCGGAGTTGATTCGTTATTTGCTGGAGATCCGGGGCCTGGGAATCATCAATGTCATGACTTTGTTTGGAGCAGGTGCGGTCAGAGAATTTAAGAAGATTTCCATGGTTATTCAGCTGGAAGCTTGGCA is part of the Kroppenstedtia pulmonis genome and harbors:
- a CDS encoding ABC transporter ATP-binding protein encodes the protein MASVQMKHISKHYGDVAAVSDFHLEVQDQEFLVLVGPSGCGKSTTLRIVAGLEEVTSGKVYIGGQLVNNVPSRDRDIAMVFQNYALFPHMSVFQNMAFALKMYRFKKNQIDKQVRQVARNLNIDHLLDRKPATLSGGERQRVALGRAIVRKPQVFLMDEPLSNLDAKLRAQMRTEIRKLHQYMKTTVIYVTHDQTEAMTMGDRIVVMREGVIQQADVPRRIYQKPANVFVAGFIGSPAMNFIQGRLWEKDGYLRFQGMGIDIRIPDKSGKTLKKKAYVGKNVILGVRPEDIRNDPLFLESSPDSHLTAKVEWVEYMGSENYAYLSGISEKWVTAKVDAGTSVIAGKNIKVALDMNHVHIFDKETEKALS
- the hprK gene encoding HPr(Ser) kinase/phosphatase codes for the protein MGNDVTVKEMVEQFDLEILGGETGLSRKLVTSDLYRPGLELAGFFTYYPAERLQMLGRTELTFISGLSKRDRRERLEQLCQQEPPCFCITRGQQPPAELLHAAEKRSIPVLGTSNSTTRFSSKVTSFLEKRMAPSTTLHGVLVDIYGVGVLLMGSSGIGKSESALELVKRGHRLVADDAVEIRQSEEGTLVGHPPELIRYLLEIRGLGIINVMTLFGAGAVREFKKISMVIQLEAWQENRQYDRLGLDEERFRIMDTELPLLTIPVRPGRNLAVIIEVAAMNYRLKRMGYHAAQSFAKQLNLSLADPDDL